In the genome of Balneola sp., one region contains:
- a CDS encoding gfo/Idh/MocA family oxidoreductase → MKKNPTNLAKKNSTNSSVSRKEFLKKTALGLTAFSIVPRFVLGGNGYIAPSDKITIGFIGNGKQGTILANPFIGIDEAQIVATNDVDAIKRLRFKQWIDRRYTEQTGSGSYSSCTIHDDYREIIDRDDIDAVIVCAPDHWHAHPSIAALNSGKDVYCEKPLAHSVEEGRAMVEATRRNNRVFQTGSMQRSWGNFRKACELVRNGYIGDVTEIKVNVGGPPVPYDLPKQPLRDTLDWDRWIGPAFYEEYNDILAPPFPWDNYPMWRRYKEFGGGGVTDWGAHMFDIAQWALGMDDSGPVKFIPPTARNAQRGMKFMYENGIEMVHEDFGRGNAVRFIGTKGSIDISRGFFEPSDAKLIDHELSDTEIKLYRTDNFYQDWIDAIKNRTKPVADVEIGHRTATICNIANIAYEIRRPLDWDPVSEQFIDDDYANSRLKKEYRKGYELDA, encoded by the coding sequence ATGAAAAAAAATCCCACTAATCTAGCCAAAAAAAATTCAACCAACTCTTCTGTATCAAGAAAAGAATTCCTTAAAAAAACGGCACTGGGACTTACTGCTTTTAGCATAGTCCCTCGCTTTGTTTTGGGTGGAAACGGGTATATAGCTCCCAGCGACAAAATTACGATAGGTTTTATAGGTAATGGAAAACAAGGAACAATATTAGCCAATCCATTTATCGGAATTGATGAAGCTCAAATTGTAGCAACTAATGATGTTGATGCAATCAAGAGGCTAAGATTTAAACAATGGATTGACCGCAGATATACAGAACAAACCGGTTCAGGTTCTTACAGTAGCTGTACCATTCATGATGATTATCGTGAAATTATAGATCGGGATGATATAGATGCAGTTATCGTTTGTGCCCCTGATCACTGGCATGCCCATCCTTCTATTGCCGCATTAAATTCAGGAAAAGATGTGTATTGTGAAAAACCACTAGCACATTCTGTAGAAGAAGGCCGGGCAATGGTTGAAGCCACCAGGAGAAATAACCGGGTATTTCAAACAGGGAGCATGCAACGCTCTTGGGGAAACTTTAGAAAAGCCTGCGAACTTGTTAGAAATGGCTATATCGGGGATGTAACAGAGATCAAAGTTAATGTCGGTGGCCCTCCTGTTCCTTATGATTTACCCAAACAACCTCTTCGCGACACGTTGGATTGGGATCGATGGATAGGCCCGGCATTCTATGAAGAGTATAATGATATCCTGGCCCCTCCTTTCCCCTGGGATAATTATCCGATGTGGAGGAGATACAAAGAATTTGGAGGCGGTGGTGTCACCGATTGGGGAGCTCATATGTTTGATATTGCCCAATGGGCTTTAGGCATGGACGATTCCGGGCCTGTTAAATTCATTCCTCCAACAGCTAGAAATGCCCAGCGTGGAATGAAGTTCATGTATGAAAACGGTATCGAAATGGTGCATGAAGATTTTGGACGAGGAAATGCAGTCCGGTTTATCGGAACTAAAGGAAGTATTGATATCAGTCGTGGCTTCTTTGAACCTTCTGATGCAAAACTGATTGATCATGAACTTTCTGATACTGAAATAAAACTGTATCGAACGGATAACTTTTACCAGGATTGGATTGATGCTATCAAGAACAGAACCAAACCCGTTGCCGATGTAGAAATTGGGCATCGAACGGCAACCATATGCAATATTGCTAATATCGCCTATGAAATTAGAAGGCCCCTGGATTGGGATCCGGTTTCAGAACAGTTTATTGACGACGATTATGCCAATTCCCGATTAAAGAAGGAATACCGAAAAGGGTATGAACTTGATGCATGA
- a CDS encoding phosphoribosylaminoimidazolesuccinocarboxamide synthase, whose protein sequence is MGNYPFSTEDALAYCITETSVEGKTPYKGKVREVYELDADTLGIVVTDRISAFDYIMKQAIPFKGQILNQLAAFSFDKVKDIVPTHIIDVPHPNVTIAKKCSPVPIEVVIRGYLTGHAWRTYKAGIKELCGVPLPDGMNEHDRFPAPILTPATKATEGHDEDISEKEILERGIVEPSLWSEIREKAFQLFERGTQIAEKQGLILVDTKYEFGIYNGELTLIDEVHTTDSSRYFYLGGYEERQLAKDPQKQLSKEFLREWLMEHQFQGLEGQTLPDLPDQFRLEVFSRYAELFEMLTGEAFKPRMEMDFSTTLNNIFSIYQ, encoded by the coding sequence ATGGGTAATTATCCTTTCTCAACCGAAGACGCACTCGCCTATTGTATTACTGAAACATCAGTAGAAGGAAAAACACCTTATAAAGGAAAAGTTCGTGAAGTGTACGAGCTTGATGCTGATACATTGGGAATCGTAGTAACCGACCGTATCTCTGCTTTTGATTACATCATGAAGCAAGCTATTCCGTTCAAAGGTCAGATTTTGAACCAGCTTGCTGCTTTTTCATTCGACAAGGTAAAGGACATTGTACCCACACATATCATTGATGTACCTCATCCAAATGTTACTATTGCCAAAAAGTGCTCCCCCGTTCCCATTGAGGTAGTCATTCGAGGCTATTTAACTGGTCATGCCTGGAGAACTTATAAAGCAGGAATTAAGGAACTTTGCGGAGTCCCCCTTCCTGATGGGATGAACGAACATGATCGTTTTCCAGCTCCCATTCTCACACCCGCTACCAAAGCAACTGAAGGTCATGACGAGGATATCTCTGAAAAAGAAATATTGGAGCGAGGTATAGTGGAACCATCATTATGGAGTGAAATCAGAGAAAAAGCATTCCAACTATTTGAAAGAGGTACTCAGATAGCAGAGAAACAAGGATTGATTCTTGTGGATACAAAATATGAGTTTGGAATTTACAATGGGGAACTTACATTAATTGATGAAGTCCATACAACCGATTCTTCTCGATATTTCTACCTGGGAGGTTATGAGGAGCGACAGCTTGCAAAAGATCCTCAAAAGCAATTATCCAAAGAATTTCTGAGAGAATGGCTCATGGAGCATCAATTCCAGGGTTTAGAAGGACAAACCCTACCTGATCTCCCCGACCAATTTCGACTGGAAGTTTTTAGTAGATATGCTGAATTATTCGAAATGCTTACAGGAGAAGCGTTTAAACCGAGAATGGAAATGGATTTCAGTACAACACTGAATAATATTTTCTCTATTTACCAATGA
- a CDS encoding class I SAM-dependent methyltransferase: protein MNTASTEIFARNWRIYQEILEQNYMFHHNLSQKIFRFLRKHRFSSPFNVLDAGCGDAYMLSNLLKNISVNSFTGYDMSSQALSIAKENLHALKTEVKLVQGPMESSIKKEDTTFGLIYSSFAIHHLDDHGKKELLRGFYNHLREGGIFIAIDIMRDQKLSREEYLEEYIEHIATKWTMISDSDKELIYNHMRNFDFPAINDNFLEWLKEAGFNLVHRFDPDSRNVMLIAQK, encoded by the coding sequence ATGAATACTGCTTCGACAGAAATATTTGCTAGAAATTGGCGGATATATCAAGAAATACTGGAACAAAACTATATGTTCCACCATAACCTTTCGCAAAAAATCTTTCGATTTCTGAGAAAGCACCGTTTCTCTTCCCCATTCAATGTTCTGGATGCTGGCTGTGGCGATGCTTATATGCTTTCCAATCTCTTAAAAAATATATCCGTCAACTCCTTTACCGGATACGACATGTCTTCCCAGGCTTTGTCTATAGCAAAAGAAAATCTTCATGCTTTAAAGACAGAAGTGAAACTTGTTCAAGGCCCAATGGAATCTTCTATAAAAAAAGAGGATACCACATTCGGATTAATCTATAGTAGTTTTGCTATCCACCATTTAGATGACCACGGAAAGAAAGAGTTACTCAGGGGTTTTTATAATCATTTGCGAGAAGGAGGAATCTTTATTGCTATTGATATCATGCGAGATCAAAAACTATCGAGAGAAGAATATCTTGAAGAATACATAGAACATATTGCCACAAAATGGACTATGATTTCTGACTCTGATAAGGAGCTTATTTATAATCACATGAGAAATTTCGATTTTCCTGCCATTAACGATAACTTCCTCGAATGGCTGAAAGAAGCGGGATTCAACCTGGTTCATCGCTTTGACCCAGACTCCAGAAATGTGATGCTTATTGCTCAAAAATGA
- a CDS encoding DUF1565 domain-containing protein: MIRLLILLILLLNCMQAGYAQIHVSKTGNDSNSGSKESPLLTIQRAAEIVQPGQSIIVHEGTYREYVNPPIGGNSDEERVTFKSAEGETVFIKGSQEVNRWVPTRDKLWKAEFDTSYFNGYNPYILHVNGDYQNYGQWHTRGDVYLNNSPLGERKTLREVQETTYTWYTKTENGKTTIYANFVDYNPNTELVEINVRELIFFATDTDVNYLTIDGFRFLHAAPNWQAPNTGDNDPNRLIQVGAVGSNMGKGWIVENSEIAYSKTAGIMFGENDGPESSFEDVTQFGDHVIRNNYIHKNGQYGIAGQKGISRSEISGNRIEAINYRNEFGGYEPAGIKIWNSSDVLIEHNAIQRVVANQSNNSQAYCIWIDYANQGTRITRNFLYADRQTTTALFLEANVGPTLVDNNVIIDKKEGAIMVYSGGSIFAHNLFVNSNFDFRIQEFDNEGSGARRAYTLKPHSTIRTNMGIPVEIEYNQMYNNIFLGAKGPYEFGPQTGTGNKISHNLYAGGATPGDSHEFAIYRERTFSHSLKFNSEAATLTITLDSTYSDFETPTINQELVGVIPNAEQSIADEEGNPITVDWDFYKNQRKSRFPTLGPLTDLKPGVNVLSISAPLVPTPSKLLYQGTFLNAQF, encoded by the coding sequence ATGATTCGATTACTGATTCTTCTTATCCTTCTTTTGAATTGTATGCAAGCTGGTTATGCCCAGATTCATGTTTCCAAAACCGGAAACGATTCAAACTCCGGATCAAAAGAATCCCCCCTTCTAACTATTCAAAGAGCAGCCGAAATTGTTCAACCCGGACAAAGCATTATCGTTCATGAAGGTACCTATAGGGAATATGTCAATCCTCCGATAGGGGGTAACTCTGATGAAGAGCGAGTTACTTTTAAATCGGCAGAAGGCGAAACTGTATTTATCAAAGGCTCTCAAGAAGTCAACCGATGGGTTCCAACCAGAGACAAGCTTTGGAAGGCAGAGTTTGACACCTCTTACTTTAATGGATATAACCCTTATATCCTACATGTAAATGGTGACTATCAAAACTACGGCCAGTGGCATACCCGTGGAGATGTATATCTCAACAATAGTCCTCTTGGCGAAAGAAAAACTCTACGAGAAGTACAAGAAACTACCTACACCTGGTATACCAAAACAGAAAATGGGAAAACAACTATCTATGCCAATTTTGTAGACTACAATCCGAACACAGAGCTTGTAGAAATCAATGTAAGGGAATTGATTTTTTTCGCTACCGATACAGATGTCAATTACTTAACGATTGATGGCTTTAGGTTTCTTCATGCAGCTCCAAACTGGCAGGCTCCCAATACCGGGGATAATGATCCTAACAGACTTATACAGGTTGGTGCAGTGGGTTCTAACATGGGCAAAGGCTGGATCGTAGAGAACTCCGAAATAGCCTACTCAAAAACAGCTGGTATTATGTTTGGAGAAAATGATGGGCCGGAATCTTCTTTTGAAGATGTTACTCAGTTTGGAGATCATGTCATTCGTAATAATTACATCCACAAGAATGGTCAGTATGGTATTGCAGGGCAAAAAGGAATTTCCCGTAGTGAGATTTCCGGAAACCGAATTGAAGCAATTAACTACCGTAATGAATTTGGAGGGTATGAACCCGCAGGTATAAAAATTTGGAATTCTTCGGATGTACTTATTGAGCATAATGCCATTCAGCGGGTAGTTGCTAATCAAAGTAATAACTCTCAGGCCTATTGTATTTGGATTGATTATGCGAACCAGGGAACAAGGATCACGAGAAATTTCCTATATGCAGATCGTCAAACAACTACTGCATTATTCCTTGAAGCAAATGTCGGCCCTACCCTGGTTGATAACAACGTGATTATTGATAAGAAAGAAGGAGCCATTATGGTGTACTCAGGAGGTTCCATTTTCGCTCATAACTTATTTGTTAACAGTAATTTTGATTTCAGGATCCAGGAGTTTGATAATGAGGGTTCAGGAGCCCGAAGAGCGTATACACTTAAACCACATTCTACAATAAGAACCAATATGGGCATCCCGGTTGAGATAGAATACAACCAGATGTATAACAATATTTTTTTGGGTGCAAAAGGCCCTTATGAATTCGGACCCCAAACGGGAACCGGGAATAAGATTTCTCATAACCTTTATGCAGGGGGTGCTACTCCGGGAGATAGCCATGAATTCGCGATTTACAGGGAACGGACATTTTCACATAGTCTGAAGTTTAATTCAGAGGCAGCCACACTTACTATTACTCTAGATAGCACCTACTCTGATTTCGAAACCCCAACTATTAACCAGGAGCTTGTTGGTGTTATCCCAAACGCCGAACAAAGCATAGCCGATGAAGAAGGAAATCCCATTACTGTGGATTGGGATTTCTACAAAAACCAAAGGAAAAGCAGATTTCCCACTCTTGGGCCTCTCACTGATTTGAAACCCGGAGTAAACGTTCTTTCCATAAGTGCGCCTCTTGTCCCTACCCCCTCTAAATTGCTCTATCAAGGTACTTTCTTAAACGCCCAATTTTAG